AAGGAAGATACAATTGCCTGCCGATTTGCTCATCTTGCCTTTATTATCTGTTCCCACCAGCGTCGGCACTTCACTCAGCATCGCTTCCGGAAGAGGAAACACCTCGCCGTAGTATTGGTTAAAACGTCTCGCGATGTCGCGCGCAAGCTCGATATGCGCCTCGTTGTCTTTTCCAACCGGAACCACATGTGCCCGGGGCATCAGGATGTCTGCTGTCTGAAGCACGGGATAGCCAATCAGTCCAAACGGCACGCTTTCCTCTGCGAGATGGGCATTTTTTGCCATTTCTTTGATGCTGGGTAATCCTGTAAGGCGATTGATGGAGATGAGCATTTCGAATATTAAATTCATCTCGTAGATGGCAGGAACTGCCGACTGAAGGTAAATCGTCGAGAGGGATGGATTGATTCCGCAGGCAAGATAATCGAGAACCATTTCCCGGATATTTTCCCTGAGATACATGATATGTTCTTTCTCAGGCTTCGTTGTCAACGTATGCAGATCTGCAATGATAAAGTAGCAGTCAAATCTCTCTTGAAGCTTGATCCTGTTAACCAAGGATCCGACGTAGTGGCCAAGATGGAGTTTTCCGGTCGGCCTGTCTCCTGTCAGTATTCGTTTCTTTTCCATGAATATCCTAAGAACTTAAACTTTGTTTTGAGAACCTATCAAAAAGGCCCGATTTTTTGTACACTTTCAGTGTGTTGTGAAATAAGTTAATGATTTGAGCTGGTACTAAAAACCCCTTCCCTGCACAGCGGAAATCAACTCAACTACAAATACCACCAGACTGAAGAATATTACCAGAAGAAGCCCCAGCCGGCCAAAGGGAAGCAAGGGCTTTTCCCATAGTTTTTTCCGATATCTGCCGGACCACACCATCATGGCGGGGATGATTCCGAAAAGGATTACCGCGCCAAAGCCACCGGCAGCGTCCAGCGCCATCAAAAAAATCTTGGGATACACAAGCGAGAAGATATAGGGGGGTAACAAAGCTAGCAGGGTGATAAGAAAGCGGGAAGAAGGTGTTTTCTTCACCTGAAAGGCATCCGACAAAAAGTCGACAAAGCTGAGGGCAACGCCAATGAATGAGGTGACGATCGCAAAAAAGGCAAAATACTCCGCAATCTGCACCACAGAAGCTTCCCCAACCACTTCCCTAAACGAGTGAGTGACCATCCTCCCCCCTTCGGCCGCCTCTTTGAAGCGCTCCAAGGGGATGATCCCCAAAATGAGATAATCCCACAGCATGTAAGCAGCAAGCGGGAGTAGACAGCCGGCAAAAATGGCAAACCGGATGCGCGGTGCATCATGGCCAAGATACCGGGAAAGGCTCGGTACTAAGTTGTGATATCCAAACGAGATCACCATCACCGGCAGCGTCCACAAAGCATTTCCCCAGTTGGCCACTTTAAGCTTGTCCGGATCGACAAATTCAATACCCAGATAGACTAAAGCTAGATAACTGATGATCAATCCACCCATGAGCAGCCGATTCACCCGGTCTACAGCCCCGGTTCCCATATAGACTAAAAAACCAAAAAGAAGATTGAAAAGAGCTCCTCCAACCCACTCCTCAGGCCGTATACCCAAAAATTGTTCGCAAAAATCGGCAAAAAGGGCGCCACTGCCTGCCGAATAGGCAACGATCAGCGAGTAAAACAGGAATATGAACAGGGCAAAAACAGCCCTTTTAGCCCCCTTTCCCAAGGTTTTTCCTGCCATCGAGATCAAATTGACCTCTCCCTTAAAAAAAAGAGTGGTCTCAAGCAGAAGCACTCCCGTCGATACCATGAAGAGGCATGTCAGGATAAACATCAACGTTGACGGCCAAAAACCGGTCATCGCGGAGGATAGAGGCAGTCCAAGCATCCCCGCCCCAATACAAGACCCGCCAATCAAGAGGATTGTCCCGATAACGCTCCCTTGTTTTGAACCCTTTAACTCAGTGCTCATCGCTGTGATTCCTTATTTAACTATGTCTGATCTTTGAAAAAAGGCGTGCAGAGGGAAAGTGGTTTTAGAGACTGTCCACAAACTCTTAAAGCCACCAAATGGGAGAGAGAAATATATAGGTGAATGACGAACGCATCAACTAAAATATAGTTTAAGACCAATTGCGCCAATAGTACCCTATCTTGGATAAATCAACAAGATTCGTCTACTGCGAGAGCGGGTTTCAAAATCCGTCCCGCTGATTTGCAGAGTAAAACGCCCTATAACGCTCTTAGAATTTTCGTAAAGTAACCGAGAGGTGTGTCTTCGAGTGCAAATTAGCTAAACTCGAATTCAACCGTTCCTGGTTGGATGGCACACCTCGCGGCCCGGAAATATAGAAATTCCTCAAAGGGCAGTTCGCAGCGACAAGTTTTCCTTTGAGTAGTCGCATCCACTCTCTAAACTTCCACGCCCACAGCTTTTTGGACTTCCTGTAGAGACGGTTGATCCAGAGTTTGACAATTCACCCTGATATAGCCCGCTGTGTCCTCGTTAAAATGAAGACCTTCCAACTTTAAACTGCGCAAATTAGGGCAAAGTTCGGCAACTTTTCTGACTTGCTCGGAGACCATGGATGTTTTGCTGATATCCAGCTCATCGATGGCATGATAATTCACACGCATAGAAAATAATCTTTCAACGACGTGAGGTCTGATACCCTTTAAATTCATTTTTTTAGGGGAAGTTATCGAGCTTTCGATCCAATCATAAGGCAGCCCATGCTGGAAAGAATTGACGGAGGGGTTCAGCTCGTCTGGATTTCCCAGCAGATTAAAGCGTATGGTCTCGCCCTCTATCAATACTCTCTGGGAACCTGGAGTGCTGCTCGCTTGATTGAACAGGTGATGGGACTCGCGGACACTGAAATTGATAAAGGAGAGGCCTTTGATGACAGTTCCCAAGATTACCCCAGGGACTAAAAATATAAGCGCGAGCGCCACTTTGCACACTTTTCCAATCACAGAAGAACCTTCAAGGGATTCCATTTCAAGAAATACCTGATCAATTTTGGTCAATGTCCTGCCCTCGAAAAGGACACGGACCGGAAGCAAACAAAAGTTCCCCAGATTCTCCGTAAAACTATCAGATTTGATTTCCGTATTAAAGAAAACAGTCATAAACCCTTCTTTCTAATAAATAAAATTAAATAATGAAAGCATCCTACCAGCAAATTATTAATTTTCAATTAAGGACATCGACACTCTGTAAGCACACCCGTCTTGGCGAGATCTCTGTTTTTAAACTACGAGACTGCCCACGAACTCAAATCAGCCCTCTTTGCGCCCGAATTGGGTTATAAGCTTCGAAAAAATTTGGTTTTCGGCAAAGAGAAAACTCTCTGGATTAAAAGAGTGTAAACCACTAAACATTAGAAAGATGAGGTGGATTACAATCTTTCAATCCCAAAACTTTCTCAAAGCTAAAACTCCAAATTTTGAGACACTTTCGGAATATCTCCCAATTCGGCAAACAAATCATACGAGTTCAGTTTGTAAAAAGTCTCTAAGAGACTATACCAAAACTCTAATATGTATGCCGAAAGCCTATCAAAATCTAGCATTCGAGCTTTTTTGTTTCTGGACAAGCACCGCAGATCCGGCAGCAGGTTTTCCCTTCCAAGAGGGTGATTTTCGCTGAGTAAAAGAGGCGCACTTATCAAAAAGAGCTCTTCTATCCCACCTGACAAATTTTGATGGCTTGGGAACTGGGGGGGGTACGACACTTCAAATCCGAGGCTATTCTTTGCTTTTACCGAGAGTGTCTCAAAATTTAAAGCACCCTCGGTTCAAGCACATCCGGCAGCGGAGCGCACCATGTCAGTTCGTGGGCGCTCCAACTTACCTAAAGAGCGCTAGCGGTTGTCAACGAAACCTTGCTTGGCTATCCGTCTCTCCTCTTGTCCCAATCGGCCAAGATCATAGCCATTGAAATCGACGAATTTAAAAAACCTCTCGAAGAGGGGGTGGCGCTCGGCTACCAGCTTAGCCATTCTTTGGGCAATGTAGCGATAATTGGGATGTCCGGCAGCGGCCGAACGCAATTCGGTAAGCCACTGAAGGCCGCGAAGATTGATCTTGAAATACCAGCGTACATGATAAGCCATGGGAACAATATACTGAGCCTCTTCTGGAAACTCCTGCCGGATGGTGTCAAACGCCTCTTTAGCCTGCTCCATCGCACGCACATAGTCGGCTTCCAGCTCGGTTCCTTCAATTTCAGGGGGTATGCAATAGCCATAGTCGCAAGACAGAAGCTGCCTCTCCTGCGTCAGCATCCGGTGACGGTGCAAGTCACGGTAAGCGCCGAAATCCGCTGTGATGTCGAAGGTGAAGAATGCATGCTCCAAGGCTCTTGGGGATTTGTGTCTTCTGTGCTCCCTGGATGCTGCGGCCGCTTCTAATATCCTCTCGATCTCATCCTTTCCCTGGCCCCTCAAGAACGTTTTGATATCCTCAATGCTCTTGTTGGAGTGGGCAAATAAGATAGCCGCAGCCACGTTGAGTTCAGCTTCTTGGTCGCTGTCCACCAAAAAGACCCCCGGCTCCATGGAGCGGTCCGGGAAAGCTGTGTACTCTTTCGTCGCATTTTTGATCTGACTTTCAACGTTGATAGCATACCGCTCAAATGCCTGATGGGTGTGATGCAAAAGATCCGACCGGCGCACAAAGGAAGGAATCACTTTGGAAAGCTCCTCGTGTGACCTCTTGCCCAACTCCTGCATCTCGGCCAGGCTGTGGCAATGCAGCTTGTGAATCAATCCCTCAAAAAAGCGGCCGTTGCCAAAAATTCCCATGTTAGTCAAGGTTCCTGCCGGAAGAAGCCCTCTCAAGCAGTCGAGCACCTTCGCTCTCAAAGCTGCAGTGTAAGCGGCTTTCGAAGCAGCCGGATCTTTCGGAAAGGTCGCCTCGATCATCTTAGTCAAAACAGGAATCAACCTGCCATAGGTCTCAAACAGCATGTTGCAGGTATCGATGTAGAGGCCTCTCCAGGCACTGGTCATCAAAATCGGCTCTCGGTAAAAGAGGTATTCGCCTTTTACCTTTTGATCAAAATAGATATAGCGTGTTGACTTCTCCAGGGGTGATCCGCCAATGCGGCTGTCTTCAACCTCTTTGGCCGCAAGCATGGAAACGTTTTCGATTGCCAAATGCGCACCGCCCAGCTCGCCGATGGAGTCATCTCCATATCCATCCAGGATGCGATCGTAGAAATTCTGAGCCTTCTTAATTGCCCCCGCCTGTTCGGCATTGCCGGTATCGTTTCTTTGACCGGCGATGAACTGAAACTGGGATTCGTCTTCGTTCGAGATGAATTCTTTGATTAAAAGTGACCTTAGACCCAGGCTGGACCTTGAGTAACGT
This genomic interval from Estrella lausannensis contains the following:
- a CDS encoding FAD-dependent thymidylate synthase; translated protein: MLDDYEDFNDEQINTLDRYVTNTKGHVFALKNLPEVIKGALFSRYSRSSLGLRSLLIKEFISNEDESQFQFIAGQRNDTGNAEQAGAIKKAQNFYDRILDGYGDDSIGELGGAHLAIENVSMLAAKEVEDSRIGGSPLEKSTRYIYFDQKVKGEYLFYREPILMTSAWRGLYIDTCNMLFETYGRLIPVLTKMIEATFPKDPAASKAAYTAALRAKVLDCLRGLLPAGTLTNMGIFGNGRFFEGLIHKLHCHSLAEMQELGKRSHEELSKVIPSFVRRSDLLHHTHQAFERYAINVESQIKNATKEYTAFPDRSMEPGVFLVDSDQEAELNVAAAILFAHSNKSIEDIKTFLRGQGKDEIERILEAAAASREHRRHKSPRALEHAFFTFDITADFGAYRDLHRHRMLTQERQLLSCDYGYCIPPEIEGTELEADYVRAMEQAKEAFDTIRQEFPEEAQYIVPMAYHVRWYFKINLRGLQWLTELRSAAAGHPNYRYIAQRMAKLVAERHPLFERFFKFVDFNGYDLGRLGQEERRIAKQGFVDNR
- a CDS encoding amino acid permease, with the protein product MSTELKGSKQGSVIGTILLIGGSCIGAGMLGLPLSSAMTGFWPSTLMFILTCLFMVSTGVLLLETTLFFKGEVNLISMAGKTLGKGAKRAVFALFIFLFYSLIVAYSAGSGALFADFCEQFLGIRPEEWVGGALFNLLFGFLVYMGTGAVDRVNRLLMGGLIISYLALVYLGIEFVDPDKLKVANWGNALWTLPVMVISFGYHNLVPSLSRYLGHDAPRIRFAIFAGCLLPLAAYMLWDYLILGIIPLERFKEAAEGGRMVTHSFREVVGEASVVQIAEYFAFFAIVTSFIGVALSFVDFLSDAFQVKKTPSSRFLITLLALLPPYIFSLVYPKIFLMALDAAGGFGAVILFGIIPAMMVWSGRYRKKLWEKPLLPFGRLGLLLVIFFSLVVFVVELISAVQGRGF
- the trpS gene encoding tryptophan--tRNA ligase, which encodes MEKKRILTGDRPTGKLHLGHYVGSLVNRIKLQERFDCYFIIADLHTLTTKPEKEHIMYLRENIREMVLDYLACGINPSLSTIYLQSAVPAIYEMNLIFEMLISINRLTGLPSIKEMAKNAHLAEESVPFGLIGYPVLQTADILMPRAHVVPVGKDNEAHIELARDIARRFNQYYGEVFPLPEAMLSEVPTLVGTDNKGKMSKSAGNCIFLSDDAKTVDKKVRGMYTDPNRVHAHIPGQVANNPVFTYHDIFNKDKAEVAELKARYEAGSVGDVEVKESLAKSLNLFLDPIREKRKQLEGEKGLVEEVIYKGTLKMQEVAEKTVEEMRSAMGLTGGWKKISRIARDRMEKAKKELLAS